A genomic region of Cryptococcus neoformans var. grubii H99 chromosome 13, complete sequence contains the following coding sequences:
- a CDS encoding phosphoglucomutase encodes MSNIITVKTKPYSGQKPGTSGLRKRVKIFQQEHYTENFVQAIFSAMPGGPEGKTIVVGGDGRYFSPEATQIILRIGAANGIKHVILGQNAILSTPAGSALIRSLKTDGGILLTASHNPGGPDNDFGIKFNTANGGPAPEDVTNAIHEIADSIQEYKQINLPDLDLSKIGEFTHGPLKVTIVDPVSNYIDLLKSIFDFDAIKNWLHNTTPKPTVLFDALNGVTGPYGRAIFVEELGLPESSIQNCVPSPDFGGGHPDPNLTYAHELVERVEKENIEFGAASDGDGDRNMIYGKGAFVTPSDSVAIIADWAEKAIPYFKSGVKGLARSMPTSGAIDIVAKERGLEVFEVPTGWKFFGNLMDAGRLSICGEESFGTGSDHIREKDGVWAIVAWLAILAAANKEKPGSGINDVLMQHWKKYGRSFFSRYDYEECESGPAEKVMSHLSELFASSGFVGSSLKATSSDASFKVAEADNFSYTDPIDGSVSTNQGLYIKFEDGSRIIFRLSGTGSSGATIRLYVEKYSKDESEYGNDAQVGLKPLIEVALNISKLKEFTGREKPSVIT; translated from the exons AT GTCCAATATCATAACCGTCAAGACAAAGCCCTACTCTG GCCAGAAGCCCGGTACGTCCGGTCTTCGAAAGAGGGTCAAGATCTTCCAGCAGGAGCACTACACCGAAAACTTTGTTCAGgccatcttctccgctATGCCTGGAGGTCCTGAGGGCAAGACCAttgttgttggtggtgatggACGATACTTC TCTCCCGAGGCAACCCAGATTATCCTCCGTATCGGTGCTGCCAACGGCATCAAGCACGTCATTCTCGGCCAAAacgccatcctctccaccccCGCTGGCTCTGCACTTATCCGATCCCTCAAGACTGATGGTGGTATTCTCCTCACTGCTTCCCACAACCCAGGTGGTCCCGATAATGACTTTGGTATCAAGTTCAACACTGCCAATGGTGGACCTGCCCCCGAGGATGTGACCAACGCCATCCACGAGATTGCCGACAGTATCCAGGAATACAAGCAGATCAACTTGCCCGAT CTTGATTTGTCCAAAATTGGCGAATTCACCCACGGCCCTCTCAAGGTCACCATTGTTGACCCCGTCTCAAACTACATCGACCTCCTCAAGTCCATCTTTGACTTTGACGCCATCAAGAACTGGCTCCACAACACCACCCCTAAACCTACCGTTCTCTTTGATGCCCTTAACGGTGTCACCGGTCCTTATGGCCGAGCGATCTTTGTCGAAGAGCTCGGCTTGCCCGAATCTTCCATCCAAAATTGTGTCCCCTCCCCTGACTTTGGCGGTGGTCACCCCGACCCCAACTTGACTTATGCTCACGAGCTTGTTGAGCGagttgagaaggagaatatTGAGTTTGGTGCCGCCTCTGATGGTGACGGTGACCGAAACATGATCTATGGCAAGGGTGCTTTTGTTACTCCTTCTGACAGTGTTGCTATCATTGCCGATTGGGCAGAAAAGGCCATTCCTTACTTCAAGAGCGGTGTCAAGGGTCTTGCCAGGTCTATGCCTACTAGCGGTGCCATTGACATTGTTGCCAAGGAGAGAGGTCTCGAAGTCTTTGAGGTGCCTACTGGATGGAAGTTCTTTGGTAACTTGATGGATGCTGGTCGACTTTCCATCTGCGGTGAAGAGTCTTTCGGTACCGGTTCGGACCACATTCGAGAAAAGGACGGTGTTTGGGCCATTGTCG CTTGGCTCGCTatccttgctgctgctaacaaggaaaagccCGGATCCGGCATCAACGACGTGCTCATGCAACACTGGAAGAAGTATGGTcgatccttcttctctcgaTACGACTATGAAGAATGCGAGTCCGGACCCGCCGAGAAGGTGATGTCGCATCTCAGCGAGCTCTTTGCTTCTTCCGGCTTTGTCGGCTCTTCCCTCAAGGCCACTTCCTCTGATGCTTCCTTCAAGGTCGCTGAGGCTGACAACTTTTCATACACTGACCCTATCGACGGCTCCGTCTCCACCAATCAAGGGTTGTACATCAAGTTTGAGGACGGATCAAGAATCATCTTCCGTCTTTCCGGTACAGGATCTTCTGGTGCGACTATTAGGTTGTATGTCGAAAAATACAGCAAGGATGAGAGCGAGTATGGGAATGATGCCCAGGTTGGATTGAAGCCGTTGATTGAGGTTGCTTTGAATATCTCCAAGTTGAAGGAATTCACTGGTAGGGAGAAGCCCAGTGTTATCACT TAA
- a CDS encoding phosphoribosylamine-glycine ligase encodes MPEITAFPQPKSDLSILLLGAGGREHALAFKLAQSSRVARIVVCPGNGGTALMGGKVSNLALPWGAPPAFRSIVEWAQKENIDLVVPGPEQPLVDGVEGAFKKVGIPVFGPSPAAAMLEGSKSLSKEFMARHNIPTAAFRSFTSTQYEDAVAYIKSKPFTSGRSVIKASGLAAGKGVLIPETDEEAFAALKSVMVDKEFGDAGDEVVVEEYLSGPEISVLAFSDGYTIVPMPAAQDHKRIGEGDTGLNTGGMGAYAPAPIATKEIMERCVKDVLEPTIKGMREDGYPFVGMLFTGFMITADGPRVLEYNVRFGDPETQALMLLLDEQTDLAEVLLACVERRLDSIKLGYKQGYAVSVVLASEGYPGSYPKGLPMTLNPTPEGVEVFHAGTKRSDNVTVTDGGRVLAVCASAPTLRAAVDLAYSGISQISFQGQTFRRDIAYRALSSEPPAEPKGLTYAAAGVSVDAGNDLVEAIKPVVKATRRPGADSDIGGFGGAFDLAKAGYKDPILVSGTDGVGTKLRVALDHGKHNTVGIDLVAMSVNDLIVQGAEPLYFLDYYACSKLDVPVAADVITGIAEGCLQAGCALIGGETAEMPGMYHGDDYDLAGFAVGVVERAQILPTPDIASGDVLLALSSSGPHSNGFSLIRKIVSLSNLSLHDTAPWDKNTSVGDALLTPTKVYIKPLLPGIKSGLYKGMSHITGGGFTENIPRIFSSASNLGVKLDLTSYSLPAIWKWLMRAGNVEAKEMVRTFNCGVGMIIIVAKDKADAALSSLKENGEEAWVIGEVQEKKGVEYVGLDKFGL; translated from the exons ATGCCCGAAATCACTGCTTTCCCCCAGCCAAAATCAGACCTTagcatcctcctcctcggaGCAGGCGGAAGGGAGCATGCCCTCGCGTTCAAGCTCGCCCAGTCTTCCAGGGTCGCTCGTATTGTCGTTTGCCCAGGTAACGGCGGTACTGCGCTTATGGGCGGAAAGGTCTCTAACCTCGCATTGCCCTGGGGTGCCCCCCCCGCATTCCGGTCCATTGTAGAGTGGGCTCAGAAGGAGAACATTGACCTCGTCGTCCCCGGTCCCGAGCAACCCCTTGTCGATGGTGTCGAGGGTGCGTTCAAGAAGGTTGGTATTCCTGTCTTTGGCCCCTcgcctgctgctgctatGCTCGAGGGCAGCAAGTCTCTCAGCAAGGAATTCATGGCCCGACACAACATCCCCACTGCCGCCTTCCGATCGTTCACTTCCACCCAGTACGAAGATGCGGTCGCCTACATCAAGTCCAAGCCTTTTACCTCCGGTCGAAGTGTCATCAAAGCGTCCGGTCTTGCTGCCGGTAAGGGTGTGCTCATCCCCGAAACCGATGAAGAGGCCTTTGCTGCTTTGAAGAGCGTCATGGTTGACAAGGAGTTCGGAGATGCCGGTGACGAGGTTGTCGTTGAGGAGTACCTCTCCGGCCCCGAGATTTCTGTTCTCGCTTTCAGCGATGGTTACACTATCGTGCCCATGCCCGCTGCTCAGGACCACAAGCGTATTGGCGAGGGTGACACTGGCCTTAATACTGGTGGTATGGGTGCTTATGCTCCTGCCCCTATCGCTACCAAGGAGATCATGGAAAGGTGTGTCAAGGATGTGCTCGAGCCTACAATCAAGGGAATGAGGGAGGATGGTTATCCGTTCGTTGGCATGTTGTTCACCGGTTTCATGATCACTGCCGATGGACCTAGGGTTTTGGAGTACAATGTCAGGTTCGGTGACCCCGAGACTCAGGCTTTGATGTTGTTGCTTGACGAGCAGACTGATTTGGCGGAGGTGTTGCTT GCCTGTGTTGAGCGTCGTCTTGACTCTATCAAGCTCGGCTACAAGCAAGGCTACGCTGTCTCTGTCGTTCTCGCTTCCGAGGGCTACCCCGGCTCTTACCCCAAGGGCCTCCCTATGACCCTTAACCCAACCCCCGAAG gTGTTGAGGTCTTCCATGCCGGTACTAAGCGTTCCGACAACGTCACCGTCACTGATGGCGGCCGTGTCCTTGCCGTCTGCGCTTCCGCCCCTACCCTCCGCGCCGCCGTCGACCTCGCATACTCTGGCATCTCTCAAATCTCCTTCCAGGGCCAAACCTTCCGTCGAGACATTGCTTACCGCGCTCTCTCCTCTGAACCTCCCGCCGAGCCCAAAGGCCTCACTTACGCCGCCGCCGGCGTTTCCGTCGACGCCGGTAATGACCTTGTCGAGGCTATCAAACCTGTCGTCAAGGCCACTCGACGACCTGGTGCTGACTCTGACATTGGCGGCTTCGGCGGTGCATTCGATCTTGCCAAAGCTGGGTACAAGGACCCGATCCTCGTTTCTGGGACTGACGGTGTCGGAACCAAGCTCCGTGTCGCTCTTGACCACGGGAAACACAACACTGTCGGTATCGATCTTGTTGCGATGAGCGTCAACGACCTCATCGTTCAAGGTGCCGAGCCTCTTTACTTCCTCGATTATTATGCGTGCTCCAAGCTCGACGTGCCTGTGGCCGCGGATGTGATCACTGGTATTGCCGAGGGATGTCTCCAAGCTGGATGTGCATTGATTGGCGGTGAGACCGCAGAAATGCCTGGCATGTATCACGGAGACGACTACGATCTTGCCGGTTTCGCTGTGGGTGTGGTGGAACGAGCACAAATCCTCCCCACGCCCGATATCGCCTCTGGCGAcgtcctcctcgctctctcttcctctggccCCCACTCCAACGGTTTCTCCCTTATCCGCAAAATCGTCTCCCTCTCCAACCTCTCTTTGCACGATACCGCCCCTTGGGACAAGAACACTTCCGTTGGCGACGCGCTCTTAACCCCTACCAAGGTGTACATCAAGCCCCTCTTACCCGGTATTAAGTCTGGCTTGTACAAGGGCATGTCCCACATTACCGGCGGTGGTTTCACAGAGAACATCCCCCgtattttctcttctgcGTCAAACTTGGGTGTCAAGCTTGATTTGACGTCTTACAGCCTTCCGGCGATCTGGAAGTGGCTCATGCGAGCTGGGAATGTTGAGGCCAAGGAGATGGTTAGGACGTTCAACTGTGGTGTGGGGATGATCATCATTGTCGCCAAGGACAAGGCTGACGCGGCGTTGAGCAgtttgaaggagaatgggGAGGAGGCTTGGGTTATTGGTGAGGttcaggagaagaagggtgtcGAATATGTTGGTTTGGACAAGTTTGGCCTTTAG
- a CDS encoding protein CWC15: MSQAHRPTWNPAQGRETKAGSQQISKLSLAAHTKLKFRQPGQTNTSDVVRRDLKAELLAAERAAMDKKRKAEGLPPLAPLESQRDGQLRIEGVRDGEEDEAAAKRRKILEEAAEMDKDDESESDEEEGKGKAENDEDEDDDDDDSDDESDDEDDTAALMAELAKIKQERAEEKARLDAEAASSAAISREAEIATGNPLMNLQAALGTPSDTPRSTTSSASTFAVKRRWDDDLIFKNQAVGIDDKPKRGEFVNDLLRSEFHKKFMNRFIK, from the exons ATGTCCCAAGCCCATCGACCCACATGGAACCCCGCCCAAGGCCGGGAAACCAAAGCCGGTTCTCAACAAATCTCCAAGCTGTCCCTCGCAGCGCATACCAAACTCAAGTTCCGCCAACCTGGGCAGACCAACACTTCAGATGTCGTGAGAAGAGATTTGAAAGCGGAGCTTTTAGCAGCGGAGAGGGCGGCAAtggacaagaagaggaaggcggagGGGTTGCCGCCTTTGGCGCCGTTGGAGTCCCAGCGGGATGGGCAGTTGAGGATAGAAGGAGTGAGGGacggggaggaggatgaggcagcggcgaagaggaggaaaataTTAGAAGAAGCTGCGGAAATGGAtaaggatgatgaaagtgagagtgatgaggaggaagggaaaggaaaggcagagaatgacgaggatgaagatgatgatgatgatga TAGTGATGATGAGTCagacgatgaggacgatACCGCAGCATTAATGGCAGAACTTGCAAAGATCAAGCAAGAACGAGCCGAAGAAAAAGCCCGCCTC GATGCTGAAGCAGCTTCCAGCGCAGCTATATCGCGTGAAGCTGAGATCGCTACAGGCAACCCTCTGATGAACCTCCAAGCCGCTCTCGGCACTCCGTCCGATACCCCACGGTCGACAACATCCTCTGCATCGACATTTGCTGtcaagagaagatgggacGATGACTTGATTTTTAAGAACCAGGCTGTTGGGATTGACGATAAGCCTAAGAGGGGAGAGTTTGTTAATGACTTGCTGAGAAGCGAGTTCCACAAGAAGTTTATGAACAGGTTCATCaagtag
- a CDS encoding glycine cleavage system H protein has translation MLSALRPIARPLAGSLRTHIAPTALKFSALRFVSTTKYTTDHEWVTFESETNVGVVGITEYAQKALGDVVFVELPGEGTEVAQGDSIGAVESVKAASDIYAPISGVVESINETLADQPSLLNKSPEKDGWLCKVKLSDPAEFNDLLSSEAYKAHCEGA, from the exons ATGCTCTCTGCTCTCCGCCCCATCGCACGACCCCTCGCCGGCTCTCTCAGGACTCACATCGCCCCCACCGCCCTCAAGTTCTCCGCGCTCAGGTTCGTCTCTACCA CCAAGTACACTACTGACCATGAATGGGTCACTTTTGAGTCTGAGACCAACGTCGGTGTCGTTGGTATCACGGAGTACGCCCAGAAGGCTTTGGGAGATGTCGTCTTTGTCGAGTTGCCCGGTGAGGGTACCGAGGTCGCCCAGGGTG ACTCTATTGGTGCCGTCGAGTCTGTCAAGGCTGCCTCTGACATCTATGCCCCTATCTCTGGTGTCGTTGAGTCTATCAATGAGACCCTCGCCGACCAACCTAGCTTGTTGAACAAGTCTCCCGAGAAGGACG GCTGGCTCTGCAAGGTCAAGCTCTCCGACCCCGCCGAGTTTAACGACCTCTTGTCTTCCGAGGCTTACAAGGCCCACTGCGAGGGTGCTTAA